ttaaaaactctcatagttttaaaagtagtttctcagtgaatcttacaaaacgcatctaaaactcgttacttatgaggggttttatacatattatatcgtttaatatgtgctgtgatgttacagtttgtacagtcaaagaagtataaaatacacatctatttatttttatagatctctggtacagttaagagttcattgtcatttgaaatctatgaagtaaatagtaattgtcataatacttcgtttgttttgttggaaatctaaaaacatttggccattttgcaaataggattcCCTTAATAAtaagactagccactagactgataattacgatatttctatgattttttttcttttttatgttcatagagacaaaagccagtctattctagagattttctaagaggactgatgttaaaattgtaatattggacatagtatatagactggctcagttcactaatGAAATCATAataatgtgaagaaaaaaaatatcatagtataGGAGCTATtctacttaataatcatcttaaaacatcaacatttttttcaactgggtatcatacagaaaaataagtccatatcatacatacattgaaaaggcttgatgaaatgattaaaaagtagacttttccttaaatatatgatacattcatgcatccttaaaggtgtttcaggtagcaggaaaatgcatctattcatgtgccatattaaaaaaaattcgcaatcgggaggggataccccccCCCGAACCccccccaggttgggccccccccccccccccccccccccccagcaaacaaatcctgcacacgggcctgtcAAGGTCATCGCCAGGTACCGATTCTATACCCAAGACGGCGACTCGTACAACATGAGGAACATATCGCAAAAGGTGAACCAGAAGCCTTATTGCAGAAGATGTACCAGATGTTTATCTCAGACATACTCCAGACATTTGTATCATTTTAGACACAAACAGAAATTGAAAGTGTCAAATTTCTTATGGTTATGTTTTACTACTTGTCTTTTGAGATAGAAGCAGCAAAACGAATTGTGTGTATTATAACGGTTCAATTTCGAGATGCGTTAGCTAGCCATGTTGCTGTGACACTTCCGCCGCCGTCCAAAAAAACTGCATCGTGGTTATATAAGATTAAGTATTATACATTAGAAAAACGCCTTTAGGAAGAACGACTCTATGATATAGGATTTTTGATATATTAGATATGTGACCACGTTCCGTAGAATGTGCTTATATTTCATCTACATTTTCCATCATCCCAAATAGAAATATATGTAAGATGTTGCATTCACTTACGTTTTCTCTTTCTGTTTTGTGAACTGGTTTTGTTTTCGTAGATATGTGCACTTATGTATCTGATATTTTTCTCAACAGTTACCCACCGTGTAATATCTTGCCATTATCTGAAATTTTACTGAGTGAacgtttttttgaaatttggcatATGCTTAGAGTAATATGttgttgacaagattttaaatttcaatgaaatcaaAGTATGCTATCGTAgtattttctctttttatatCATTAAATCATCTTTGAAACGCATTTGCAAACTAGAACTGTCAGCCGTTCGGTAGACTAAATAATTCCCTCGTAATATCGCCTTCATATACGAAATAAAgtcctttttacaaattttaagtcaAAATAGGACCATAGCTCTATAAAATCAGAGGATTATAACAAAAATCGAACCTGGGGACTGTATTTTTACTCGTTTACATGTGTACCATAAATGCATTTATCCATTCAAACCTTATATCGAACAGTTATAAACATTTCATAAATTCTTTCGAAATGATGGACTGTAACTAATagtgaacttgacctgtatttcatgatcaCATCCCGGTGaacttgaaaattaaataaatccaTTCatcttttcatgagttatcaaaCGGACGAATCTCGGGAAGAAAAGGGGTCTTAACTCTGGCAATTATCACTGGACTGTAACATAAATCATGTTCGAGATGGATCTGACCTGTGTGtactaaaactgattttaatcaaTCCCTCCTTCAAGGATGGGGAGCTGATGACTCCGGTATTCCTCCTTCTAGAGACCGGGTGTTACAAGCGGAAAACGTTTTTAGGGTTTGAGGGAAGAaaatgagggggggggggggggggggggcaaaatagTGTCTTTGTCGAGCCCTATCAAAAAAGAGCTTTTAATACCTTCATGATATGTAACTAACCATTTTCTAGAAAACAATCAAACTCTATCCcgttttctaaaaatactttaatgtGTATTGTTGTGACTTTCTAAAATTGGGGTGtggtaataaaatgaataaatattgtatttttgtgtGATTCGATATTTTCGAGATTTTGAAATGATACTATAACACCACGTTGATCTTAATGTAGGCCTACATTTAATTTCAAGAACGTactttaagtatttttatgatattgGCAAACTAGCCAATGATAAGGTTCTCTGTTTTGTTTAgaccaagcaaaataattgctGAATTGGTTTATccgagtctgtccatgagaggtgATGAAAAAacgcctctctctctctctctccctctctctctctccccccccccccccccccccccccccccccccccccccccccccccccctcctctctctctctctctctctctctctctcgatcCCCTAAAACCGGGTTTATCACGAAATAAACATTGAATAGTAACGACGTCACAGAATGTGTCACAGTTACATAATGTACCGTTTTTGTACGTACCTTACGCAATAACAAACTCTTCATTCTTACCTCATTCCATCATGCAGaataaatgtaacttttaatAATTTGTACACTGCATAATGTATAATTATCATTTAAACATGCTTGATGACATGTGTGTATTGTTGTTGGCGTTCATGTTATATTCATGGTCGTATTTGATCACCTACTTAACTTGTAATCAGGCTTTGAATCATCGATTTAACTTTGATATGCAATCATTCTaacggtttgatttccagttaaacaaagaaggaaatcaagctctgtatattatacagttattgacttatgttccTGTCAATGTGTTTTCACGCTGTGTATTAAGAGTGAGGATGCGTGTACACCGTGATGCTGTGTATGTTTGTTAAATGTCTTTGTTGTCTGTCTATACAACCTCCCTGTTCTAGGAACGTTACTATCACTTTTTGATCATTCCGTTTACAATGTCATGTATCAGCTAATGAACCAGCGCGACTATGAGTTCATATACGAGTACATCAGcgccatttttatttaaaaaccctCAGGGGAAATTTATAGAGATCTGTAACTTATAAAACCCAAAGATTTCAACATAGGAAATTTTGAATATGGTAATGTACAAGTTTCTTTTCTACAACTGCTTTTTTATTCAAGGTATCTTGTATTGTCATAGCTTTCCTACCACCACCTTTGAAGCATCACAGTGACCTAAAATGATGTTCAATATATATAGATAGTAAAATTTGAAAGATAGTGTCGTAAAACTATTCCATCGAACTCCTGAGCTAACTAACTGGCATCAAATTATACATACAGACATTGCAAAAATGCAACCTTAGACTTTGACGGAAGTTTAAGTGATTTGTATCTTCGATATACCTTTCCTGTTGTTCTTTTgtccttgtttgttttttttgctggTAGAAAGTGGATCAAGAGCCTACATCTATACCCAAACGCAAAAGTGTGTACGTTTCTTTTTATGATAACTATAGTTATATCGGTTATCACGCCTGTCACTGTGTTGAACAATGGCTTTAAATGTTATGTAATGTCCCTATacaagtgttgtttttttgttgttgtttttttttttttttttgcattatttgaccGTCTGGACAAATGTGAAATCGGTCAACTAATCTCTCAACACTTTCTTACAACTTCTAGGAGTAAGAAAAACACAAAACGATTTGAATATTTTCAACTTAAACTCGCAATGTCCAGACCCTCGATGCTTAGCAGAGGTGACTCCGTCGATAATGTTCATGGGAATTTAATAGCCACAGAAACACAGAGAGTAAATTTCGTACTAGGTTCCAGCAAACAGGAACATCGATCGTCCCTCGTATAACTAACGTCAGATAAGACCGTCAATTTGAACTGACGCACACCAGGCGTCGTTTCCAAAGTACTACCGTTACAGCGAGCAGTACAGTATTAGCAGGGACACCGTTCTGAAGCGCCACGTCATTGTGTTCGGCCTATCAGACCAAGACGAGCTTACGTTGTTATTGTGGTCGTACGACGTCATTGCGTTGCTCGTTGGCAAAGACGTCATTGGGATAGAATTGTCTTTTCCGATAAGTCATCATGACGGGAGGATGAGGGTATTGCAGACGCATGTGTTGTAGAGAGAAACATGTTTGGCGGAGGCAGTGTTATATAATGGTCTGGGGCGGGATCATGGGAACAGGAAAACTGATCTTATGCCGATGTTAATGGCAATCTTAATGCAGCCGAGTACATTAACCAGGTGTTAAGACCAGTAGCTGTTCCATTCATTAATCAACATGACCCCGCCACATTGATGCACGACAATGTTCGTCCGCATACGACACGGCTAACGCAGCAATGGCGTTAACGTCTTGCCTTGGCCTGCCGTTTCTCCTGACCACAACCCAGTCGAGCATATTTGGGATCCTCTTGGTTGTAGAGTTAGGTCAAGACATGTCGTTAACAATTTGCAGGAGCTACAAAATTCTCTGCAGATCGAACGGAACAACATTCCAGTACACGTCGTATAACGTTACGTCAATTCCATGAGACGCCGTATTGTACAGGTTATCGGACAAACTGGTGGTCATACCCGGTATTGATCAAATAATcacactaaaaaaaaaacatttagagaGATGCAATACGTGATTATACTCACAATAACACCAATATCACAGTTTGCGTATTTTTCATTTTGACCCTAATTGACACATGTAATCGAATTCTGTGCATCTATAGAAACcgctacttttttttttttgaagaaagaTTACTTGATTTGTAGGCAACTGAATAAGCTAAACAGTGGTACCAAACATCGTAATTATAATTTCTATTGTGGATATCAGGCAAACTAAGAAAAACCTCTAAGCACACTTTCTTTTCCGTTTTAGTATATTTATAATGGAATGCAAAACCAATCTTATCACTAAAGAAAAAGAGTATTATCAGCTCACCATTTATTCCTGACTTATTGATAAGGTTTCGGAATACAAGTACAATGCGTCTTGCAAATTTTCTTACTTGTCACATTGTTGTCCTGGTTTGCTTCTGTCTGAAACCTGTTCAGGCAAACAACGAAGCAACTTCTCAGACAAATGAAGCTGACAAATTCGAGGTACTCTTACAACGGATAGAACTTCTGGAACGCAGGAATGACGAAACGGAGAAGAAAATGGAACAAATGCAACACGACTTTACTTTGGAAAAAAGGTCTCTGACAGATCGAATTGCTGAACTGGAAAAGTTAGAAAACTTAAGAAACGGCGATATCGCTCACACTAACGTTCCTGACAGGCGACATGACGTGCCACAAGATGAGGAGAAGTTCAAGGATGAAAGTATTGACCAAGATCCTGGGTTGAAACAAACTCGTATAAACAAGTCAGGTAATaaattttcatactgaatttagctatatagttttgttataattatattcatgtagttttctatgaaataaagaacacCTAGGACAAAAATCGACAGTTACTTAGGCCTATATGTATTATTTTGTTCTCAAGATGAGACAGGCTTCTAGTTCTCCGCATGCAATACAGAGACAGGGAAAAGACATTTTGCCAGATGTTTATCTTCCCGGACTGACAGTATTTATCTCcatatattctatttatttttcattcgcAGGTTCTGCAAGAGTACGACGTGCTTCTGTTGAGTCAGAGGCAGCTTTCTTTGCCACGATTACACCGCATGACATACAACACTTGGGTGAAAATCAGAACATTGTATTTGATAACGCAGTTACCAACATTGGCAATGCCTATCATACTAACCATGGCATATTCACAGCCCCTGTTGACGGCACGTATGTATTTTGCGCTACTGTTGCTGGGCGCCATTATACAGATGGTAAAGATTACTACGCACATTTTGACGTAAATGGAAAATCAGTTGCTAACTTCATCGCATATCCTAATGAGCAATCAACACAGATGATCATTGTAAACCTTCAATCGGGCGACGACGTGTCTGTAAAAAACAACCGAGCAGACGACCATATTCTTGGGGCAACGTGGACGTCGTTTTCCGGATTCTTACTTTATCAGAATTTCGTTTCCTCAACAAATGTACTCGGCTAATAAACAATAAATAGTTCCCATTGATTTTAACGTTATCTTCGTCAATTATTGACTTCTGTTATTCTGTTAGCTACATGTGTTCGTCTGTTATATCCTAACTAAATCTCGCGACGTCTTGCACCATCGAATGTGATAACATCATCaaataaaaaagcatttttttgcCATTCTCCCATGTCTGCTGGTCTATAAAACTATGAATATCACATCTTTGATTCAAAGTTCACAGAGAATAATGTGTTATGTTGATtcgaaaatatgttttaataaccGCCTTTATCATATTGATGGACCTTTGCCACATTCAAGCAACACTATAATATGTTACTTTTCATACATTCTGTAAGCGACTGACTTAAGGAACAAAAGGTCCATTACACAGAGATGTTCCCTATCATAAATAATTGCTTTGGTGTCCTTTGATATGTTTCAGTCATTTCCATTGATGTTGAATTTGATAAGTTGTgtattaaatgtttatttcaatattttactgaaattgGCGGCCTCATGAGCGGCCTTAAGTTGGCAGCCTAGCGGCCCAGCGGCCTGAAGTCAGCGGCCTAGCATAATCGTGTATTTCTTGTAGAAGAATGCTTTGtatataagataaatataaaaataagtatgaataaaaacattaaatctCAATTAAACATACAAAAGAATGTTGCTTGAAAATTTGAGTGTACACTtactaaaaagaaataaataaacagtcATGTATAAAACAAAGCTTTGttcaatataaaacacaaaacagcatttttaattgCCCTGAAAATTTCTGATCCAGCGGCCTGAAGTTAGCGGCCTAgactatttttatacataaaagtgcttaaaaacagtgaaaaatgttCAATCAAATCAAAACAGAGCAGTTTATGCTTAATTGagatttaaagtttttattcatacttatttttatatttatcttatcatACAAAGCATTCTGCTACAAGAAATACACGATTATGCCAGGCTGCTAGGCCGTTAGGCCGCCAACTTCAGTATTATTTCAATTTGTGTTTTACGCTCCCGTTTGACAGCTGTTGAAATATCCAACAGGCAAGTTCAAAACGTCTTACATTTTTAAAGGTTTatcttaaaaagaaaacaatcaaggctttcTTGAGGTTTATCATCTTACTAACctggttcatcgttcagatgcttagatattaaaACCACGAAAGCGttaattcctgcgcatctgaattCTGAACAGTGACAAATCTGGCGATAAAccactcaaaggccttgattattaGTTTAAAGAAATACCTGGTGTAAAGTACTTCATGGAGAAAATTCGTAACATATTTTGcacattttcttgtattttgatATTGTGATAACGTTACTTTTAACTAAGTATATGTTTTCTGAAGTGCGTCTTGATTTGAATTCATCACCATTCCATGCATGTAAGCTAACCTACTGACAATtttaaacaacaagagctgttggaggacagcaacactcgactattcaacagccttgtcaattgaatgaatacaaaagatgaaaaagaggcataattttgtaaaatgcaaagtagaggtattgaacctctgtactgcatgtcatatcatgacagtgaacaagtgtgtgaagtttcaatcctttccaatttgtggatactgagataccagcttacatacaaaaacttaaccaaaaactgctaagtcgaaaaaggggcatacttttgtaaaaatgcaaagtagagttatgggaccttcacagtgcatgttagatcatgccagtgaacaagtgtgtgaagtttcaatccattccaattagtggatactgagatatcagattacatacaaaaatttaaccaaaaactgctaagtcgaaaaaggtgcataattttgaaaaaaaaagagtagagttatgggacttgcttagtgcatgtcagatcatgacagtgaacaagtatgtgaagtttcaatccattcccattagtaagtactgagataccagcttacatacaaaaccttaaccaaaaatttctatgtcgaaaaaggggcataattttgtaaaaaagcaaaatagagttatggaacctgtgcaatgtaggccagtttatcacagtgaataagtgtgtgaagtttcaattcattcccacaagtggttactgagataccagcttacatacaaaaccttaaccaaaaatttctaagtcgaaaaaggggcataattttgtaaaaaagcaaaatagagttatggaacctgtgtagtgtaagtcagtttatcacagtgaataagtgtgtgaagtttcaatccattcccacaagtggttaatgagataccagcttacaaacaaaaccttaaccaaatcgggacgctgatgcggacgccgacgccgacgcatgggcgagtccaatagctctactattctatgaatagtcaagctaaaaatgtgacACATATAAATGCACAAACATAGTCAACACTTACATATTTTCTTCGTATACACACTAGTTAACTGGAGATCCCGAAGCCCAAAGGACAAATAACCCCGTTGGAAAAAGTAACCTAGATGTAAATGGTTAGGTTGATTGTTTCGTTTATTTCTATTGATAGGTCAATCCTTGCATaccaacttgacagttttgttaaggaatagagatggcttacatttacaacttcttgtctgaaaatgAACGAAATGATTTGAGAAATCcctaacaatttttcagtcttacaaaatcgaacaaaatCCAAacttttacacaaatattttgtCTTTGAACAATCTGGGAACAATTTAACCATTTGGTTTATCAGGTGTATCTTTTCAGAGCAtttagaattaatttttagaattatgaaataatatatagcagaaccatgttttaacatatcgaaaCAAAATGGTGAGATTATATGCTTGCGGAATATCTTAACGCGGGCGTAGCATGAGTGAATTATATATACGGCGTATATacgatatgttaaaacatggtcctGCTAAATGTTatttgattctaatatgtcttttatgtaaacaagtaggTGAAAATATaccccttgtgaaattattccgcaagcGTATAACCTCATTGTATTGTTTCGATATGTTAAAGATTTCCAATGGCTatctttcacttaaatattttatatttagatattaacctcaaatgaagaaaaccttcatcaaatatatttaactttaataaatatataaattaattatatatgtagagctacattcataataaaTTGTCATACAGTAACAGTCGTTCAATAATTTCGGCTTTTTAGTGatagtacatttgattttcttggttaaattttttgtttaggttcactttttcccaaaaactgttagagctacagctttgaaactttgtacaggtcttgtttatcatcattagatgagtaaatagaccaagaaccataactcaaacatgcattttgtcagaattatggctgtttatgtacttagaaaatctgaatttcttggttatattttttgtttaggtcaatttATTTGAATACTATATgaacaataactttgaaactttgaagacTTATTTAGGCAAGTACGTAGGCCAAATGCCTAAtgattttatcagaattatgggcctttttaacttagaaaatcagtatttcttggtAGCTTTTTGttaagttcacttttcttgaatatttactatagctttgaaacttcatatattttttgtcatcagttaagatgagtaagaaggccaagaaccacaactcttttcttgcatattgcccAGCACGAGCGATGGGAGTTTTATGCCAGGAtgtttcagaccaagtttgatgaaattctcactagttttttattgtaagtatgtttaaagtttttatcataggcatacagacactaaatagaaaaatggcgcaaaaaaaaatggtagtcgcataatggcggatacaaatagtcctcagttcttttgctctgtagagctattttccttattttctttgcagttttttttgctaaaatcacatgacagatctatgcttgacatgtaggtagcattttcataatgaaataacaacatgacaaaatttttcatggaaacttagatcatacaccaccagtataatttggggtctcattttttagctgattttgcagtttgtgggtttgactgaaattatttttcttgcatcaaacatgacccccacttttcttttgatttttagttagcactgacaatattcttcaagaaaatgtaagttacagacatttaaaatgggtcctgatgtgtgctgcggtcattggaaataggtcaattttatatagaataaagaacaacagctatttagtgtgttataacctcatACTTTAACTCAAGTGGCCCATACAGAGCTTGTGACCAATTCTGGTATAATTCTGACTAGTAGTTTCAGAGgaatttgttgaaattttttctacattcAGTTGTGGCATCCACAGGAGTTGTGTataaccatgtaaacaaacttgaCAGGATGCTACTGATCAAGTTTATTGCAATTCTCAAAAGTTATTGCAGAGATGTTTCAATAAATTGTGAACGATGGCCTCctgaccatccacctatactaacagTCTACTCTGAACCTGAATAAATAACAAGAACAatcatatcaaataaatgtatttcagcTGTATAGCTAACATGTTTTATACTGGAGATGTTTAACTAAATGccttaaacaacaacaaaatatttcttaataaaactattttaaatatagaatatCTGGCACAAACATGAGCAAAGTCTGACAGTAGGCCATAATTTCAAGCAGGCTGATAAAACATCTATCTTTTACAAACAACTAAAAACACAATAATTACTGGTCAAAGACATGAGCTTTCTTAAATCCATACATTTCTGGAAGATTTTGTAACTTTTCTTAATCCTTTTCCAATCAGTACCCAGCTGAATATCTACTGTCATTATGACACACTGCTAGCAGAACAGTCTCTTGGCTGAGATTTTCATAGTATAATGGTAAGAGTTCTCCTAAAACACAGTGCGTACAAAAAACTTGAATATACCTACACAGAATGAGAGACGAAGATACATTCTTACAGATGATGGCATCTGCAATGATCTCAGCTGGGTATCATGTATAATTTGGCATTAACTAATTCAGTCATTGACACTTACTCGATATTCACATAATTTGCTCTTGGTTGTTTATTCAATTAAACACAGTATTATAGATACATTTACTAATTATCTTTGAATAATTAATACTTTATCCAATTTTAGAAAATTTCTATGTCCATTCTCTACAAGagcatatatataaataaaattttcattacttTACACTAATTGATTACAAATTTTAGTATATTTTtgtgtttacaaaatgtttaaaaatgcaacaaggtaaaatacattacatttcaatttaaaagctctacattttgttttatttcattatcaaatgCCGAGATATTGCCAGCAATTTTACAAATAACTATTAAACAGGAAAACACAATACAGTTACAACAGAAAAAGATGACTTATTACATCTTATAGTTGTTTCTATATTTGAGTCATTTCAAATGCTTAGACTTTTGCACAGCGATCACCCAGTGATACATGTTCGTTTCTGCAGCAGTTTTGTTAAAGTATGTATTAAAGTCAtaccaaaatatttacattaacttCCTTTGAAATCATGTCCactttcatatgtaaaatccTCTAAACTTTGCCgtcataatatatatttcatatatttttaactgTTGCAAGTCACCAA
The sequence above is a segment of the Mercenaria mercenaria strain notata chromosome 3, MADL_Memer_1, whole genome shotgun sequence genome. Coding sequences within it:
- the LOC128555696 gene encoding heavy metal-binding protein HIP-like; this encodes MRLANFLTCHIVVLVCFCLKPVQANNEATSQTNEADKFEVLLQRIELLERRNDETEKKMEQMQHDFTLEKRSLTDRIAELEKLENLRNGDIAHTNVPDRRHDVPQDEEKFKDESIDQDPGLKQTRINKSGSARVRRASVESEAAFFATITPHDIQHLGENQNIVFDNAVTNIGNAYHTNHGIFTAPVDGTYVFCATVAGRHYTDGKDYYAHFDVNGKSVANFIAYPNEQSTQMIIVNLQSGDDVSVKNNRADDHILGATWTSFSGFLLYQNFVSSTNVLG